The DNA window ccactgagccacaacgggaactcctaaaggaccCTTTTAAATGGCTAACTTTATCATCTGTAAATGACACCTCTGTTGAAAAAGAATCAGATTCTTCTTGTTGGACCTCATGTCCTATCCTTTCTCCCATTAAATCCACCCCAAGCTCACCATAGTTGGAGCGCACTGAACAGAACACTGGCCTCAGAACCTTTGCACTTTCTCTTCCATCATCTGGGaatgtccttccctcacctcTTCCCACCTCTTCCCAAGTGCCACTCCTCCTTCTCAATAGGGACTCAAAAgtttaagaggggaaaaaaaaaaaaaaaagagaaaagtttaaggggtcctgggagttcctgtcatggcatggaggaaacgaatccgactaggaaccaagaggttgcgggttccatccctgacctcgctcagtgggttaaggatccagcgttgccctgagctgtggtgtaggtcacagatgcagctcgaatcccgagttgatgtggctgtggctgtggctgtggctgtggctgtgactgtggctgcggcataggccagcagttgtggctctgatttgacgcccagcctgggaacctccgtatgccgcgcaGCCCtaaagtaaagcaaaaaaaaaaaaaaagtttaatgggTCCCTCCCGTGCACACTCTCTCTGGCTGAGCTTCCCTCTCAGACCCGCTGGCTCACCTGGAGGCCGTGCTGGAGGCGTTGACGGCAAGGACCGGGTCCTGGAGGCCAGAGGCGTTGGCTGTAGGCAGAGCGCAGCCGGCGGCCGACGACGGCAGGACCCCCATGGACTGCGCACTAGGCGGGTACAAAGAGGCGCCCACGGCCACCCACAGCGACAGCGCCAAGCCCGCCGCCAGCCCGGACAGGACGCCCTGGGGGCAGACCCAATGTCAGCTAGGGTCAGCAGAGGGCGCTGTTGAACCATGTGCACTCTCAGCCCCTCGCctcgccctccccgcccccccttccccaccccccaccccaccccccgggcaCTCACCGACGTATTGCAGGAGGGGAGGAACATTCCCAGAACAAAGGCTCCGAGGAGGGGGCCGCTGATGACTCCCATGACGGTGAATGAGCCCTGAgagagtgggtgggggtgggactgaGGGCAGAGCCTTCCCACCTTTCCTGGCCTCAGTTTGCCCGCTGAGAAAGCGAGACGTGGGAAGTTCCAGTGTGGGCCTTGACACtcctctgtgccccagtttcccTAAAGGGGAGGAGACTCcctgttttgtttcgttttgttttgttgtctttttgccatttctagggccgctccctcggcatatggaggttcgaatcggagctgtagccaccggcctacaccagagccacagcaaggagggatcccagctgcgtctgagacctacaccatagctcacggcaacgccgcatccttaacccactgagcaagggcagggatcaaaccggcagcttcatggttcctagtcggattaggtaaccactgagccacgacgggaactccgagactgcCTGCTCTTATCTCTCTCCCAAAGAtgctgattctctctctctctcgttttctttttaccacagcacccacagtatatggaagtgtCCGGGCTAGGAGCTACAGCTTTtggactgagccacatctgcgacctactctgcccaccagatccttaacccactgagcagggtcttGGGTTGAACCTTCATCCTTGCAGACACAATATCGGGTTCTTAAtgtgctaagccacaatgggaactccctgaatctctctccctctctctctttttttctttttttccttcagtctttGCACCCgaatatggagggtcccagactaggggtcgaatcagagctgtagccaccagcctacgccagagccacagcaacatggaatccaagtcacatctgcaacctacaccacagctcacagcaacgccggatccttaacccactgagcgaggccagggatcctacccacgtcctcatgggtgctagtcgggttcactaactgctgagccacaactcgaactcctctttttcttcttttagggccactcttgcagcatatggaaatccccaggctaggagtcaaattgaagccacagctgctggcctacgccacagccacagcaacactggatccaagccgcatcttcaacctcgACTTATGCCAccgcttgcagcaacactggatccttaacccactgaacgaggccagggatcgaacccgcatcctcatggacactatgtcaggttcttaactcactgagtcacagcgCAGAAACTCCCTGGTTCTCTCTCTTGACAAATTTGGTTCCACCTCCAGGCAGGGAGGAGGCCCTTCTTGCCCCCAggccaccacctccacctcccagctCCCCTGCATCCAGCCAGGTGACAGCAGGAAGTATCCTGCTGGTGGCATCAGTCAGAACTCAGTTCTGCTACTGACATGTAtaaccttctctgagcctcggttcaGCTTGGATGATGTCCCACATCTTGGGGAGACTGGGGTGGGATGGAGAGGCGGGGCTCACCTGGAGGACGCCGCCCCCCAGCAGGGAAGACAGAGCCGCCACCGTGAGACAGGCTGAGCCGTAGATGAGTGCTGTAGTGGATGAGGATGGTCCTGTCAGCAGGGAGAGGCTGCCTCACCCGCCCCCCACCAAGGTTCCCCCAACTCACAGAGCCCCTTGGAGATGATTACGAGTCTCCGTGGAGCCAGGTTTGGCAGCCGAGGTTTGATGAGGTCCTCCACAGTGACAGCAGCCATGGCATTGATGCTGGTGGATGCAGTGCTGGGCAGGAGGGCACAAAGCAGGGAGTGTCCTCAGGCCACAGCAAGGCACTGGCCACATCCATGCTGAGGGAGGCCCGCAGCCACCCACACCATCTGGCCTGCTAGGATCCCACCCAGCCCAAGGGCAGAGGTGTGGGTGACAGAATCCCTTAAGAGTGGagggtgtggagttcccgtcgtggcgcagtggttaacgaatccgactaggaaccatgaggttgcgggtttggtccctgcccttgctcagtgggttaatgatccggcgttgccgtgagctgtggtgtaggttgcagacgcggctcggatcccgcgttgctgtggctctggcgtaggccgttggctacagctccgattcaacccctagcctgggaacctccatatgccttgggagcggcccaagaaatagcaacaacaacaacaacaacgacaacaacaacaaagacaaaagacaaaaaaaaaaaaaaaaagagtggagggTGTGTCCACCTGCCCACTCCCCCACAGACCTGAGGTACCCTCAAGGGATCAAGGACACCCGTGACCAAGGACACAAATGACACACGTTCTCAGTACAGAGCAATGATGGGGTCCAGAGAGCATCCACATAGGACTCTGGTCACAGCTGGAGCAGGGACGTGGCCAGAAGTCGTGGATTTGAAACCACCAGACTATGAAGCCCTTGAGGGCAGGAATGGGGGACCACTCGATGATAGCGGTGCCCCAGGATTTAGAATGGCAGTATCTGCCACATAattgctcaataaacatttgtgtgggggagaaaggacagagagaaggaagggagaggagtcAGGTGTGGTCTTATCAGGTGATAAGAAGGTAAAGACCCTGGAGCTGGAGTCTTTTTGCCCCTGGTGTGCCCTCTGCTGGGGCCCACCCACTGGGGACTGAGCCATAGTGATAGATGTGCCCGAGACATTCCATCCCACAGGGGGATGGCTGGTAGGGACAAGGTGGCCCCAGGGGCTCAGATGTGGCCAGGTGAGCAAGCAGGGCCACTCACCTGAGGGTGCCGCTGTAGGCACAGGCCAGAAAGAGCCCAGGGACTCCAGGCAGGTCTTCAAAGATGTCCAGCACCAGCAGGGGCATGTACTGGGGGGAGTGGAGGGATCAATCTCTAGGATAGCAGCACTCCAAGGACAGGGGCTTCTGTCTGTCCTCATATTGCATGTCCCCAGCACCCGGTACAGACCAGGCTCACAGTGGGCACTTAGTGTGTGTTTGTTGATTGACTTTGTGATCCCAGGCAAAGAGCCCAGGGACCTGCATGAGGCAGGGTCTTGTGTCATCCCCATTTTCCTGATGAAGCCAGTGAGGCCAAGGAGGTGCAGTCCTTGCTTGAGGTTACAGAGGCAGCCCAGGATCTGACCACAGGAGAAGATCCAATGAGATGGTCTTGTAGCCTCTGCCAACTCTGAACGCCATGGTTAGAACTCCAGGCAGGGTGTGACCCAGGTCTGGGTCCTGGCCCTGGTGCTGCTCCTGAATTGCCTGCAGAACTCAGGCAAATGCTTTATCCCCAacctcctgcctcagtttccttatctgtaaattgaGGGCCATGTCAGCCTTGGCCTCATCACTCCTTGAAGGATTCAATGGGAAACTAACTGCTTGTGAGGGGAACAGCGTAAGGCACAGAGTAGGCGCTTGAGACATGAGAGCTGGTCACTATCGTTAATGTCATCGTGTTAATGTCATGCCAGACCATGGTCCCACATCCTCCTTGGCATCCCTCAGGGAGTCTGCGACTCAAAATCTAAAAtgcctttccctttctccacacccccatggCTTCCCACCATCACCTCCCAGGCTCATCTTCCTCACCTCTCCCAGATCCTCCTCTGAGCTGAGCTCCTTCCTGCCTccggacctttgcacatgctgtctCTCTGCTAGGAATGCCCTTCCACCCTTGCTCCCAGAGACTCCACACAGAGGTTGAGAGTAGGGGTGGGTAGATAGACTCACCTGGTCTGGGGCAGAGATATGCCCTGCCAGGAGAGGGTCACAGTCAACGTAGAGCGCGAACATGACAATACCACAGGCAGCAGCGCTGGACACGATTAGGAACAGGCCCACCTGGTTGATGAGCAGGGCCCTGAGGTGGAAGAGGGAAGAGGTGGCCTCAGGGCACGGAGCACACCTCAGAGCACACCTCAGAGGCACCCACGCTGCTCCTCTTAAATACTCACAACTTAGCTTGCTTCTCTGTGCGACAGGCCACGTAGCGCTGCACCTGTGCTTGGTTCACTCCATACATTGAGAGCCATACCAAGGTGCCACCCACGACAAAAGTCCAGAAGGTGTAGCGGCGCCTCGGGTCCAGATCAAAGCTGGATGAGGACGGGGCAAATCAGCCATGTGGGGATGCCACCCTGACTTCACCCTCCCACAGTACCCTAGATGGCCTTTCTGGAGCTTATGAGCCTTAAAGGGATATTTAGAATAGGTTTTGAAGTGTGACTAGGAGTCTGCCAagttaaaaattcatttgttgggagttccctggtggttcaaggggttaaagatccagtgttgtcactgctggaaCCCAGgaactagcccaggaactttcacatgcccggagcccagccaaaaaaaaaaaaaaaaaaaatgtttctttgtgtATTGAGTCATCTGTGTATGCagtcaaaaaacattttttctgtgCCCAGCTGGTAACTCAGAGAACCTTCAGTCCCCAGTCTGGGCTAGGGGGTGGTGTGGTGCAGAAGTCTGGGCCAGATGGAAGAATGGGGGCTATGGGAGTACAGAGAGGGGAAGCCAGGGTTCTGTCTGTGGGGAGTCtgaggagggaagcagggagggcttcttggagCAGGAGGCATTGGCTGGCTTCTCCCAGGGCCGAGAGATACAACTCCGTCATTTTGCAGTATCCCCCTTGACATTGTCACTCACTCCATCAGGTTGATCCGGGAGTGGTTCTTGGCAAGCTCAAGCACACGTCCAGGCCCACCCACGAGCACAGTTCCGCGAGCCAGGACAACCCAGAAACCAGTCAGCATCACTAAGACCTGAAACACGTCAGTCCAGATCACAGCCTTCATGCCACCCTGCAAACAGaatgtgtgtgtaagagagagagggTCTCAGAGGGGGATTTGCCTAGGGCCTACAGGACAGGGCAGATGTAGGAGGGAGAAGAGGTCAGATGGGGGGCCTGGCTGGGGCCAACCTggcctggcctccatcagtggctGGGACCtctctgactcagtttcctcatctgtgaaatggggttaATAATAGTACCTTCCTCAGGGTATCATTGCAAGGACTAAATTAGTTAATACAAGAAgattatttggggagttcccgtcgtggctcagcagttaatgaatccaactagtatccataaggacaaaggttcgatccctggcctcgctcagtgggttaaggatccagcgttgccatgagctgtggtgtaggtcaccatgagctgtggagaGGCTTggacatggcattgctgtggctgtggtgtaggctggcagctacagctctgattcgacccctagcctgggaatctccatatgctgcaggtgcagccctaaaaaaaaaaaaaattggaacagcATCTGGCACATACAAGTGTTCAGGGAGTGATGGCTGACTCACCTATTATTGGCTGTTGTTTTTACCCATCCAGTCCCCTGTCTTTGCCTTCCCTTGGCAGCTCCTAGATTTTCCTTTGGAGGagccccttcccccctcccaagACACGCAGGTGAGGCTAACCCTGCTTCCAGCTCCAAGAACAGCCAATGAGACCATCCCAGCTCCCCAAACTTCTTTGAATGGCTCATCCTTCACAGAATACCAGAACCAGCCAAAGAGAGTCCTCCTGGGACTTTAGCCAGATCATCCTGAAACAGCAACTCTCTTTCTGCTGGAAAGAAGCCCAAAGGGGTAGAAGCCTGGAGATAACGAGGCTCCTAGAGATGGGAGAGGGACCCAGAAGATGCTGTTGTAgttcctggatccagccatgtctgAAGCTTGCTTATGCCTGGACTCTCAGCAATAAGCCCTTCAAATCATTTCTCAtaataaagatgaggaaacagcctCCGCCGGGACACAAGCTTCctctggaggaagggaagggaaggagtgatGGGCCTGCACAGGGTCTTCCCCACTCAGTGGGCATGGACagcccctgcacccccacccccaccagggctCCACCCAGGTGGGGTAGTGGTAGGGGACACTCACCACAGTAGTGTAGAAGGTGCAGATGATTCCAGTGGATAGGAGTGAAGCCCAGATATCCAGCCCCGTCACTGCAAGGAGAGTCCCATAAGGCCTCTGTGCAGGGTGTACACCTGGCCTCCACTGTCCTGGGCCCTCCTCTCTCCAGGAGGATTCTTCCCTCCGAAGTCTCTCCTAGggcctcccctctctccttccctggtTCAGCCTCTAAGTCGTTGCCTCCTCCctctcacccccctccccccagtcaaACCTTGGTTCAGGATGAGCGCGGGGGCGTAGATTACGACGCCAGTGTACAGCATCTGCACGTGGAGGGCAGGGGCCTGTGAGCCAGGCGGGGAGTGAGGGGTTGGGTGTGGGGGCGCCTGGGTAAAAAGGGCTTTAGGAGATACGGGTGGAGGGTAGTTGGGGTGTGTGACTGGGAACCGATGGGCGCGACCGCGTAGGGTCGGGGCAGGGTCAGGTGGGGCGTGTGAGAGAAGCCGGCGGGCCAAACGGGTAGATGGGTCTTCCAGGGGCGGGGCCAGAGGACCGGGGGCGGGGACTGGGCTGGGCCTTGCAGGATAGGGGCGGGCCCCACCAGGCGAGGTTGTAAGGGCTGTGGGCGGACCCGACCCAGACTGCACAAAGTTGGACCCTGGCGGGGGAGAGGGCGGGACCGAGGCCACTCACTGTAGCCACCAGGTACTGCAGGGTCCCGCAGAGCCGCACAGCGCGGCTGAAGCGCAGCTCCAGGTACTGCAAGAGGGAACCGAGGGCTTGTGGTCACGCGGACAGGTCCTACCCAAGAGGAGCCGGAGGCCTCTGGGGTCCTTCACCCGCCCCCTTGGTTTCTGCGCTGTCCACCCTCTAACCCGCAGGGTTTCCAGCCAAGTGCACACACTCCGACCTATCTGCACACACTTGTACACAAGCGCCATCCCCGCGCCTGTGCCCAGGAGGACTGAGCCATCAAAAGTGCACACATCGGCCCCGCCCACCCCCACTCAAGTCTGGTCGGCCCCCGCCACCGGCTGCTGCGGCTCGGAGTCAACTTTGGCAAGATAACAGTCAGTGCCTGCGGCCAACTGTGATGGGTGGCCTACCGTATACTGGTCAGTATTGTAATCACTTTGCCCACTGCCCTGGAGGGAAGTCCTGAAATCAGGCCACTTAGACTTTTAGGGAACCCGAGCTGGGAGGCAAAGTCTTGCGGGAGGTAGGAGGAAGCGGGGAAGTTGGGGTTGGAACCCGGAGCGGGCCGCCGGGCGAGCAGTCGGGTGTACGCAAGCCCACGCATGTGGAGAGCAGGGGTGCTCCTGTCCACACGTGAGCGCGCCCCTGGCCGGGCTGGCCCCTCCCTGAGCGGGTTTTCACCAAAGAAAACCAGGACGCCaccagctcctcttcctccttccggCCCCTGGCCCCACTGCCTCAGGCTTCTTCCCAGAACCCTCCCTACTGGTCCGCCTGGTGGCTACCCTATGAAGACGCCGAGGAGCCCGCCTGCGGCTCCCTGCACAGCAATTCAAAGCTCAGGGCCTCCCCCTCCGCATCCCTTTATTCCCCACCAGGCAGGTCCTGCCTCAGGGTCTCTGCCCCGTACCTGGTAAGTGCTGGTGAGGCCCAGGCGGTAGAAAACTGGGAGGAAGAGTAGGGCAGTGAGCAGCGAGTTGAGCAGCTGTCCCAGGCACATCCAGAGGAACTTGAGGCCATAGCGGTAGGCCTCCGCTGGCACGCCTAGCACCTGTACCGCCGACATGAAGCTGGCGGACAGCGAGAGGCCGACGGGCACGGCCGTCAGGCGCCGGCCCCCGGTGAAGAAGTCCTCGGCGCTGCGCTGCCCACCCCGCGCCAGCCCAACCCACAGCCCGATGCCAGTGGACACCAGCAGCATGAGGGCGAAGACTCCGTAGTCCCAGGCTCCGAACGTGGCCCGCGCGCCTCCCTCGACGGTCGCCATGAGGGCCGGGTGCGGGGACAAGGCGCGTCCTGAGCCTTTCCAGCCACCTCGAGCTCCCGGGCTGAGGGAAGTTGGCAGCGGCCCAGAAGGCAGGACTGCGAGGAGGTGGGAGGATGCTCGGCCTCCGATGCGACACTGCGCGCCGGTTCCCCTTCGTCCCCTGCGGGCCGAGGTTCCCCGGGCAAGGAATCTGTGGATCCTCGACTGCCTCCCTGACTTTCCTCTCGGTCTTTGGCGTCTGTCTCTGCCGTCTGTCTGTCCGTCCACCTGGCCTCCACTTGGTCCGGCTGCCCCGTGCAGCTGCGTGTCCACTTCCCAGCCCTCTGTCTGTCCTCTCCCTGGGAGCCGCGCTCAGCTCTGACTGCTGGAGGTCTTGGCGGGGCTTAAACGCGCAGCTGGCTGCAGGGCTGCGGATTTATTGGGCTCCGGGTCGACGAAACTCCGCCCCCGCGTGTGGGGGCGGGAAGGACCCGCACCCTTTCCCTTCTGGACTGGGCCAGAGAGGCTGGGACAGGACACTTGggtggctgctgggggtgggggtgatggatGCCCCCCTTGCTTCGCGTGGCCCTTTCCCCTGGCCATAAGCTTTTAAAGTCTCCCTGTGacaagtggggaaactgagactcagagttGGCATGTCACTTACCCAGCACTACACAGCATTCAAATCCCCACTGTGCTTTTGTATCTTGACCTACAGGGGAGCTCGCTCACCCACGGGACTGGGGTTTACTTTCAAGGTTGCAGCGTCCCCAAAAGGAAACCTGCACTGCTTCAACCCCTCCCCCGACTGGCACCTTGACCCACTCCCTTTCTAGCAGGAGAACATCACCAAACGCTGTCCTTAGGTTAAGCTTAGTGGGAGGTAGTGGGGTTCTGAGCACATATATATCTGAAGTAGTCTTTGCTTCTTTCTGGGCCTCAATTCCCCATCTGTAAGTGGGGCTAACATATAGCCCTTGCCTCGGAGGAATAAATTCAACCCGCATaacacagcctggcacagagtaagtacctcattcattcatttcttccctcATTTGTTGGTTCCTTCACCAAATATGCATTGAGAACCTACGCTGTGCCAGGCATTAAGTGTATGATGGAGGTCATGGAGGGGCTGTCACTGGCCATGAACTTGAATATATGGAGAGACATGAAAACCTGGGGAAGTAGTGTCTGGTCGGCCCCTAATGTTACAAATGAAGAGATCTGAGGTACAGGGGAAGGGAAAGTCCTTTGTGTGGGGTCATGCCATCAAGAAATGCAACACTGTCATCTTGGGACCCTTCGCTACTGGACCCTGAGGGACTTGGGCCTCCAGAGGCTCTGAGCTCTGAGTTCGAATCCTATCTCGCCCTGTGAATGCTGGGTTCTCTCCTCTATGAGCCGGGAGGGATCTAAGAATTCCTTGGGTTGAAGTTAGGGCTCCCTAACCGTCCCCAGCCTCTGACGCCCCCTGGTGGCCCCCTCTGGCAGACACGCACCTCCCAAGCTGGGTGCATCCTCCCCCCCAGGCATCCTCAGGAGTCACCGGGGACTGTCTCCTCTCTCCAACTCGTGGCACAGTGCAGGGCCAGCCAGATCCTTCCTGGAGCTGCGATAGCACGCCTCCACATGAGAATCTGCTGCTCACTGGCATGCATCTCCTgccaggagggtggggagaaCTTGGGAGTTTTTCCTCCTTCTAGTTCCCTGCTGCATCCTCCAGGAAAACGTGATGAGAAAGGGGAAATCCGGGTGGATTCCCTCAAAGCTGCGCCAATCAATGCAAATATATGCAAACTGATGTAAGCCAGGTAAAACTGGCCTTGTCTCCCCAGAGGGGTGCTCAGAGGGGTGATTGTCCCCTGCCAGCTCCCTGCTTCTCCTGCAGTGGTAGAAGAAGGGTCCAGGCTGCAGAATGACACCTGGGCTGAATCTCATGCATTAAGCACCTAGTATGTGCAGGGCCCCACTCCAGGTGCCGAGGACACAGCAGGATCCAGGTGAACCCACCCTGCCCACAGGCTCATGGCTCTGACCAAACCTGCAGATGAATACCCATTTCAGAAactgatgcaggagttcccattgtggctcagcagttaacaaacccaactagcatccatgagaatgcgggtttgatccctggcctcgctcagtgggttaaggatccggtgttactgtgggctgtggtgtaggtcacagataccactcagatctggtgtggctgtggctgtggtgtaggccaacagctacagctctgattggacccctagcctgggaacctccatatgccgtgggtgtggccctcaacacacacacacacacacacacacacacacacacacacacacacaaaggaactGATGGGATGATAAGAGAGAAGCAAGGTCAGCGATGCAGATGCTGGGGGAGCAGACTTTATGTGGGCCCTGCCAGTAGAGAATGAGCCAGCCAGGCTTGGAAGCATGGGGGAGCGGGTGTGTGTGGCCAGGGTGGTAGTTGTGGAGAAGCGAGGGCCCTCAGGTGGgaaggagcagggcagggaggacCACAGTGGACCTTAAGCCTTGACAAGGGGTCTGGATTTTATTCTGAAGTTgccccaggggtgggggatggcaATTGGATAGTGTGGAGCAAATGAAGGACTTAAGGTTCTGAAAAGCCCACTATGTCCAAGGCAGGGGTTGTCGGGTGGGGAGAAACAGGTGAATTCAGAACATGTTCTGGAATTCCTGGAAGGGAGTGGAGGCCCAGAGCTGGGAGCCCTGCAgggtgggtggaggaggaagaagcatggaggagaggagaggtggggaggggaggcaatCATGGCTTCCCGGACTGTATGACTCAGATCATGGGATGGGGAGGAGAGTAGGCAGGATCCAGGACCTTCTATCGATGGAGGGAGAGGAACAGAGCAATCCCTGaaggcccagcagctgcagtctAAGCCGAAGGAGCAGCCATGTCTGGGAGCTGGGTGGGCGTCTGCTGCCCTcctgctgcctgctgcctggGCCACCCCATCGTTCCCACATCACCTTGGAGACACAGCAGGTCAGAGGCTGGATGTTGTGATCTTGCTCTAGCTCCAGCAGGACCCGCAGGGCATTTGTCCTTGAACATCTAACCTGTACTGTTTAAAAGCAAACCAttgttactttttccttttttttttttttctttgtctttttgccttttctagggctgctcctgctgcatatggaggttcccaggctaggggtcgaatctgagctgtagccgccagcctacgccagaaccacagcaacaccagatctgagccgcatctgtgacctataccataggtcatggcaacgctggatccttaacccactgagcgaggccagggattgaacctgcatcctcatggattctagtcaggttcttaacctactgaaccacaataggaaccctTATTACTATGGGTCGCTGTCATTGTCCATGATTCCAATCCTGAGGATTCTGATCCCATGATTCTCAGAGTCTCTCTGGGTTTCAGGTTCTGGTAAGGGTCTCCTGGGCTCCCACTCATCTTACCTTGCCTAGGCACCTGTCCTTGCTCCCTTGGTCCTAACTCAGGAGTGAGGTGCAGGGTGGGTCACAGTGGGGCGGCTCTTCCCTGGggttcccagccctgcccaggctgTGACACTTGGCACCTGAACAATCCCAGGGGTGGGACCTGGGAGTGCCTCAGCTcctgaggaggtgggaggggtcTGCTGGGCCATGCGGGTTCCAGATTCCTGTCCTCATTGTCCTTGGGTTGGCTAAATGAGCCCAGTAGCAT is part of the Sus scrofa isolate TJ Tabasco breed Duroc chromosome 2, Sscrofa11.1, whole genome shotgun sequence genome and encodes:
- the SLC5A5 gene encoding sodium/iodide cotransporter, whose product is MATVEGGARATFGAWDYGVFALMLLVSTGIGLWVGLARGGQRSAEDFFTGGRRLTAVPVGLSLSASFMSAVQVLGVPAEAYRYGLKFLWMCLGQLLNSLLTALLFLPVFYRLGLTSTYQYLELRFSRAVRLCGTLQYLVATMLYTGVVIYAPALILNQVTGLDIWASLLSTGIICTFYTTVGGMKAVIWTDVFQVLVMLTGFWVVLARGTVLVGGPGRVLELAKNHSRINLMDFDLDPRRRYTFWTFVVGGTLVWLSMYGVNQAQVQRYVACRTEKQAKLALLINQVGLFLIVSSAAACGIVMFALYVDCDPLLAGHISAPDQYMPLLVLDIFEDLPGVPGLFLACAYSGTLSTASTSINAMAAVTVEDLIKPRLPNLAPRRLVIISKGLSLIYGSACLTVAALSSLLGGGVLQGSFTVMGVISGPLLGAFVLGMFLPSCNTSGVLSGLAAGLALSLWVAVGASLYPPSAQSMGVLPSSAAGCALPTANASGLQDPVLAVNASSTASSLETDPEQPILAASFYAISYLYYGALGTLSTILCGALISCLTGPTKRSALGPGLLWWDLTRQTASVAPKEEVAALDDSLMKQGAEELPLAIKKPPDFLSTNEDHLLFLGQKEVNGASSKTPGSEHDKGHDLRETDL